A region of the Deltaproteobacteria bacterium genome:
AAACTCTTCCGGAGCGAAGGCAACAGATATCCGCTTCGACGCCGCCTCGTAGGGGCGACCGGCGGTCGCCCTGCTCTGCGAATCGCAGTGGAAAGGTCGAAGAAATGCCCAGCATCGGCGAATTAAACCGAACGATTTGCGCTGATGCCTGCGCTCCTCCAGAGTTCCACTTCGATCGACACAGTGTCATGGGTTTTCCCCGTCGCATGAATAATTCGGGCTAGGGCGTTGGGTTACGCTGCGCTAACCCAACCTACAATTCTGACTCGCGCCTCAAGCCTCGTGCCTCACGCCTTCCTAGTTCCGCTTGCCGTTTTCCGCGTTTCACGATTTCTGCCCGCCTTGACACTTTCGCCAACCGAGGGATAAGCTTAGTGCCAATAAATTCACTGGAGATGAACTAATGGCGGCAAAGAAATCGGGCGGCATCGTTCCAACCATGATCAAATACGGCGGCGGCATCAGCGCGGTGCGGGCGCTGCCCAAAGCCAAGGGCAAGCGGCCGGCGGTGATCATTCTGCACGAGCGCTACGGCATCGATCAGCACACAAAAGACCTGACGGCGAAGTTGGCGCAAGCGGGTTTCGTCGGGCTCGCGCCGGATTTGTTTCATCGCTTTACGGGTGATCGAAAGCTGGTGCTCAAAGGCGAGCAGCGGGTGGATCTCACCGATGACGGCGCGTTGTCGGACCTGAATGCTGCTGTGGAATATTTGAAAAAACTGAAAGAAGCGGACGCTTCGAAGATCGGTATTATCGGTGTCTGCCAAAGCGGCCGCCAGCCCGTCTTGTTGGCAGCGAAGCGCGGCGACATCGCCGGCGCGGTGGTTCTCTACGGCGCCATCGGTGGCAGAGAGTGGCAAGGCAGCGAGCTGCGGCCGACGCCAATCGAAGAACTGGTCTCGCAGGTAAACTGCCCAGTGCTCGGTGTGTTCGGCGAGGCCGACCACATTATTCCCGTCGACGACGTAGCCCGCTTCCGCAACTGCTTCGAGAAATACAAAAAGAGCTGCCACATTCGCATTTACCGCGATGCCCCGCACGGCTGGCTGAATGACACCATGCCGGGCCGTTATCGCAAAGAAGCGGCAAACGATGCCTGGAAGTTGATGATGGCATTTTTGAAAAAATGCTTCGCCGGCGGTTGGGACAAGAACCGGATTTTCTGCACTTACGAGAGCGACTATTCGACCACGTACGATTTCAAAAAGAACGTGCGCATGGAGTAGAACTCAGAACGGAGCCATAGACGAATATCGTGTGTCTTGATCCGTTCGTCTTGAGCTTGTCGAAGGACTCCGAGGAGACTCTACGGAAAATGAAATTCAGAAAGTTTTTAGCGAAAATTACATTTACCCTGTGTCTCGTTAGCCTTATTCCGGGCGCGCAGTCCGCGCACGCCGAACGCGTCTCCATTGCGACGCCGAGCCGGGGCCTGTTTGAATTCCCAGTAGTCGTCGCCATGAGAAAGGGCTTTTACAAAGCCGAAGGCATCGACGTCGACAAAGTGCAGATGCAACCAGCGTTAGGCGTCAAAGCGCTGATTTCCGGCGACGTCGACTACCTGCTCGCCTGGGGGTCCGCGCTGCGCGCTGCCGTCACCGGTGTGCCAATCAAAAATGTCGTCGGCATCGCCGGCCGGCCGTTGCATGTATTGATTGCCCGCCCCGGCGTTAACACGCCCCAAGACCTGCGCAATCGAGTCATCGGCGTCGACTCCGTCGCCGGCACCGTCGATTACTTGTCCCGCGTCGCTGTGCGCCACTTCGGCATGGAACCGGAAAAAGATGTGAAAATTATCGTCACGGGCGAAAGCCCCACGCGTCTAGCCGCGCTGCGTTCGGGTGCCATCGACGCCACGCCGATCGACGTCGCCTTCGCCGTCAAAGCCGAAGATGAAGGCTTCCGCCGCATGGTTTATCTGGGCGATTTGATCGAGCTGCCGCTCTCCGGCATGGCTGTCACCGACGAAAAGCTAAAAAACCAGCGCGACCAGGTCCGCCGCATGGTGCGCGCCACCGTCCGCGGCACGCGCTACTTCAAACAAAACCGCAATGAAACAGTGCAAATGCTCGCCGACTATTTAAAGATCACTCCAACACAGGCCGCCAAAGCCTACGACACGTCTCTAAACTCTTTTTCCGACGACGGCATGATCTCCGACCGAGGAGTCCAGCTCGACGTGCAGCTCACCAAAGAGCGCTTGAAGATGACCAAAGACATTCCGCTCAGCCAATTGGTGGATTGGAGTTTGGTTAAGGAGATTAAATAGCGTCTGAGCCAAGCGGCGGTGGGCCATGCAATGGCGTGCGGATGCCACGCTCTGGCCAGCACGAACCACATGTCTCAACGAGGACGTGTTCCTTGTTGAGACATGTGGCTGGTTTAAACAGCCTCGTGAACTACCCATTGGATTCGAAACGATCTTTCGAATCACACCCGGCCACGACTTTGACACTGTACGCATCATCGAATGTTCATGTGGCGCGACTGTTCGGCTGTCAGAATTGGATAGCTCCCATAGCTTTTTGTGAAAGTTTTCGACGTCGTCGACGGTCGGTTCTTGGCCGGGGTTAAGATATCCATACCAGGTAGACTCAAAATCGTTGGGCTCGGCCGATGTAGATCCACTGTGAGTGCGGCAACCCGTCGCCAGTAGCAAACTCAACATTAGTATCGCGGTTTTTCGCTGACGCATGGCAATGCCTCCTTTTCAAACCTGTTCCCGATTGTACGTTTGAAGTTCCGATAACTTTCTCAGTCTCTCTCCTTTGTTTAATCGCGGTGCACCACGTTAACTCTGTGGAGCAAGTCGCATGCCGCGTTATTCCGGCGTCAAACGGGAGATGCCCTGCTGATTTTTCGCGGGAAGTTCCGAGGTTGGGAACTTTGTTGACCCCATGCTCGAATCGGTGGTAACAAAGCGTGTTCGATGTTTACACGGGGAACTCTGCAGCAAATTGTCACTTCAAGGAGGGGAATCAAGCTATGGCCAAGACGACGCTCAATCCTGAGGGACTGCCGGTACCGAGAGGAAGTTACAATCTCGTCAATATCGCCCAGCCTGGGCGAATGGTTTTTATCGCCGGCCAGACGGCGTCCGATCATGACGGCAAAGTTGTCGGTGTTGGCGACCCTCGGGAGCAAACTCGCTTCATATTGGGCAAGGTCCGGCGGGCGGTGGAAGCTGCCGGCGGCACGATGAAGGATGTCGTCGCACTGAACGTCTTTTCCACCGATGTGCGTTACCACCGCGACATCAACGAGACGCGGCGGGAAGTGCTTGGCGACAACTTTCCGACCAGCACCATGGTGCAAGTGGTGGCGTTGGCGCGGCCGGAGTTGTTGCTGGAGATCAATGCGATTGCGGTGATAGCGTAAATCGGCTTGAGACCGCAGGGGGAATGGGAATGTCACGACGCAGAGCCCAGCGCGGCAGCCGCAACCGAATCGGATAAGAGATTTGACCGCAAAAAGCGCAAAAGACGCAAAACTCGGAGAGGAAATTTTCACCACGAAGGCCACGAAGATCGCGAAGCTAAGAGATGAAGTAAACGTTTTTCCGAACTTCGTGTTCCTTCGCGATCTTCGTGGTCAATAACAAACGAGCGCATCTCAACAATGAACACGCTACACTAGTGTGGCCATAGCAATGGGCCGCGATCTTATGTAGACAGGATTATGGCAACCACTATCGAAATTCCCGCGATTGTGCCGCCGCCGAACCTGGTTAGCGTCACACATATCGTCTACGGCTTGCACGCGTTGAGCTTGCTAATCGGCGTGATGACGGCTGCGACGATTGTCGGGGCATTTGTTTTTGGCGTGCCGTCGATCCTCGCCGTGATCGTCAGTTACATTAAAAGAGGCGATGCCCGAGAGACCTATCTGGAATCTCACTTTCGCTGGCAAATTCGCACGTTTTGGGCAGTATTGGTGTGGTGTGTGGTGGGCGGCATTTTCTTTATCACGCTGATCGGCATTCCCGTGGCGCTGGGAATTTTCTTCGCGGCCGGCATCTGGGCGATTTACCGCATCGCGCGCGGCTGGTTGGCGTTGAAAGAGGGCAAGGCGATGTACGCGGGCTGAATCGCGCGCCTCTCAGGACCTTTCAATACTGCCGGGTTTCAAAGACCGGCGAGTCCTTTTCATGAAGGCCCAAAACCTTTGTGGCTCAGCACTCCAGCAAACCAGCTGTTTCGGCGCAATCACAATCATCGGCCGTTCATCGATCGCCATCGTGCGGTATTGACGGTACTTGGCCCGCAGCAGCTTGACCGCGGCACGATGTCGTTCGCCGCTGCGCAGGACCCGCGCTTTGCCGTGCACTAGAACGTAGGCCAGCTTGCACCAGTCCTCGTCATAGCGGTCGATGACCAGAGCCACGGTGGGATTTTCCGCAATGTTCTTCAATCGTTTGAGCTGGGTGGTGCGCTTGGGTTTTTCGTCGATGGGGGAGCAGAAACTCTTGCCGTCGAAGACGAAACAAATAGGGATAACGTGGGGCACGCCAGATTTGTCGGCGGTGGCGAGGTGGGCGGTGCAAGCGGAATAAATTAGTTTCGAGGCTTGAGGCGTGAGTTGCGCAGTGGATCGGAAAAGGCGTGAGACAGGAGGCGCGAGAGTTGAGTTCGGATTCTTACTCACCCCTGTTGCCTCACGCCTCGTGCTTATTCAGATTTTAAACTCGCCCACCACGTTGGGCGCAAAGATTTCTTCCACTGTCGGCTTGCGCGCAAGCAGGCCCTGTTCACCCATGTAGCGGATCAAGTGTTCCAGCACGTGGCGATTGGCTTCGACGCCGTAGGGCCACCAGTCGGGGCCAAAGATTTCACGTAGTTGCTCTCGCTCCCACGGCAGCCAGGGCAGGGTGCAGGCCATGGTGTTCGAGATGTGCATGTTCTTGATCGCGACGTCTTTGGCTTCGCAGAAAGCTTTGTAGAGACTGCGGGCGATCCAGGGATTTTTTTCGTAAACTTCGCGCTTGATCACCAGCACATGCATGATCGGAAAGATCTTGGTGCGCTTGTAGTAGTCGATTTCTACGTCTTTGTAGTTGGGGAACAAACGTTTGATCTTCGGGTTCCCCTTCATGAACGACGACGGCGCGCGGGCGGAGATCAGCACGTCGATTTCGCCGCTCTCCAACATGCCGTTCAACGTCTTGCCATCGGCGATCGGGTCGAGCTTGATCTCCGGCGGCAGAGTAAGCTTGACGCGCTCCTTGCGGCCGGCTTCTTCCTGGCCGCCGGTGAACCAATGCATGTCGGATGCTTTGACACCGTAGTCGTCGTTCAAGAAGCCGCGAACCCACACCGCGGCGGTAATCGAATATTCCGGCGCACCGACTTTCTTGCCTTTAAAGTCGGCGGCGGTCTTGATGCCGGAGTCGGTGTTGATGAACACGCAAGAATGGCGGAAGTAGCGCGACGGAAACACCGGTATCGCGACGAACGGCGAGTTGCCGCGGCTGATCATGGTCACATGATTGGACAACGACATTTCGGAAACATCGAATTCTTGATGATGGCCCATGCGCCAGAAAATCTCTTCGGCTTCGAGCGGCACATAGTTGATGCGAATGCCTTCGGCTTGAACCTCGCCGGTGCGCAGCGCGAACGTGCGATCGTAAGCGCCGCAGCCGACGGTTAAAAATAATTTCTCCACGTAAACTTCTCCTTGTTAGTTATTGTTCTGAGAGTGAAGGATAGGAAACGGGTGATTGATGTGACCCGAAATTCTCAATTATCCATTTTCAATTACTTCGTATCCCATCTCGAGTAGCGCTGTGCGATGGCGATCAGGACCACGGAGATGACCGAAATCACCAAGCCGATTGCGGCGACGCGGCCGCGCATGCCATCGAGATAGAGAAAATAGAGCAGCGGCCCGAGGGGTTCTGAGCCAGGGCTGTAAAGAAAAAGCGTGGCGCTGAATTCGCGCAAGAAGATCGTCATTAGAATGATCCAGCCCGCCATGACGCCGGGCCGCATCATCGGAATCAAAATGCGCCGGAAGGTCGCCATGAAACCGGCGCCGCAGACGATCGACGCTTCTTCCAGTTCTTTGTGGACTTGAATGATCGTGCTGGTGACGGCGCGCAGCCCATAGGGAAGAAACCGGGTAATGTAGGCAATGAGAATGATCCAGATCGTCGCGTAAACCGGAATCGGAAAATCGACGTAAGCCCACAACAGTCCGAGCGCCATGGCTGTGCCGGGAAACGCCCAGGGAATGAATACTAAACCTTCGATGATGCCGCGCCCGGCGAGTTTGGTTCGTACTGTGATATACGAAGCCAAGGAAGCGAGAATCATGCAGGCCGTGGCGCTGATGAAGGCCAGCAGTAAGCTGTTCAAGAAAGCTTTGTGCACCCGCGGTGTGGCCCAGACATATTCAAAATGCGACATCGTCAGGTTCTGCCAGGTCTGCCAGGTCGGCACGTGATAGTAAGGGAGAATGGCGACCAGTGCCAAGACGAGAATCGGCAGGACCACGAGCAGTATCAACAACAGCGAAGCGACGCCGGCGGCGGCGTAGCGCCACGGTCCGAGCTCGATCTGAT
Encoded here:
- a CDS encoding ABC transporter substrate-binding protein; this translates as MKFRKFLAKITFTLCLVSLIPGAQSAHAERVSIATPSRGLFEFPVVVAMRKGFYKAEGIDVDKVQMQPALGVKALISGDVDYLLAWGSALRAAVTGVPIKNVVGIAGRPLHVLIARPGVNTPQDLRNRVIGVDSVAGTVDYLSRVAVRHFGMEPEKDVKIIVTGESPTRLAALRSGAIDATPIDVAFAVKAEDEGFRRMVYLGDLIELPLSGMAVTDEKLKNQRDQVRRMVRATVRGTRYFKQNRNETVQMLADYLKITPTQAAKAYDTSLNSFSDDGMISDRGVQLDVQLTKERLKMTKDIPLSQLVDWSLVKEIK
- a CDS encoding ABC transporter substrate-binding protein; translated protein: MEKLFLTVGCGAYDRTFALRTGEVQAEGIRINYVPLEAEEIFWRMGHHQEFDVSEMSLSNHVTMISRGNSPFVAIPVFPSRYFRHSCVFINTDSGIKTAADFKGKKVGAPEYSITAAVWVRGFLNDDYGVKASDMHWFTGGQEEAGRKERVKLTLPPEIKLDPIADGKTLNGMLESGEIDVLISARAPSSFMKGNPKIKRLFPNYKDVEIDYYKRTKIFPIMHVLVIKREVYEKNPWIARSLYKAFCEAKDVAIKNMHISNTMACTLPWLPWEREQLREIFGPDWWPYGVEANRHVLEHLIRYMGEQGLLARKPTVEEIFAPNVVGEFKI
- a CDS encoding TIGR03668 family PPOX class F420-dependent oxidoreductase, yielding MSKNPNSTLAPPVSRLFRSTAQLTPQASKLIYSACTAHLATADKSGVPHVIPICFVFDGKSFCSPIDEKPKRTTQLKRLKNIAENPTVALVIDRYDEDWCKLAYVLVHGKARVLRSGERHRAAVKLLRAKYRQYRTMAIDERPMIVIAPKQLVCWSAEPQRFWAFMKRTRRSLKPGSIERS
- a CDS encoding RidA family protein, with the translated sequence MAKTTLNPEGLPVPRGSYNLVNIAQPGRMVFIAGQTASDHDGKVVGVGDPREQTRFILGKVRRAVEAAGGTMKDVVALNVFSTDVRYHRDINETRREVLGDNFPTSTMVQVVALARPELLLEINAIAVIA
- a CDS encoding dienelactone hydrolase family protein; amino-acid sequence: MAAKKSGGIVPTMIKYGGGISAVRALPKAKGKRPAVIILHERYGIDQHTKDLTAKLAQAGFVGLAPDLFHRFTGDRKLVLKGEQRVDLTDDGALSDLNAAVEYLKKLKEADASKIGIIGVCQSGRQPVLLAAKRGDIAGAVVLYGAIGGREWQGSELRPTPIEELVSQVNCPVLGVFGEADHIIPVDDVARFRNCFEKYKKSCHIRIYRDAPHGWLNDTMPGRYRKEAANDAWKLMMAFLKKCFAGGWDKNRIFCTYESDYSTTYDFKKNVRME